One region of Rhodocaloribacter litoris genomic DNA includes:
- a CDS encoding sugar MFS transporter — MQRNLFIVGLILLIFFVISFLTNIIGPLVPEIIEDFDLSLTLVAVLPFAFFIAYGVMSIPSGLLVERIGEKKTMVGAFGVAFVGALVFALFPNYLVAVVSLFLIGSGMAALQVAINPLLRAAGGEEHFAFNSVLGQLFFGLASFLSPLVYSYLVLNLADPVASSGGILGFLSDIVPSELPWISLYWIFALVSAVMVVIIAGSRFPAVERKVDEQVGALATHLKLLKNPIVVLYFLAIFAYVGTEQGVANWISEFLSSYHGYDPQTVGARTVSFFWGAMTAGTLLGLLMLKFIDSRRVLIWFTLGAIVALTAGLFGSGAMALVAFPAVGFFASVMWSIVFSLALNSMDQHHGSFSGILVTGIVGGAVVPLIVGWLGDLAGLRYGMIFLYATLGYILSVGFWAKPLVTNKTIDLSRKKITRKANL, encoded by the coding sequence ATGCAGCGTAACCTGTTTATCGTCGGTCTCATCCTGCTGATCTTCTTCGTGATTTCGTTTCTGACGAACATCATCGGGCCGCTCGTCCCGGAGATCATCGAAGACTTCGATCTCAGCCTGACACTGGTGGCCGTCTTGCCCTTCGCTTTTTTCATCGCCTACGGGGTGATGTCCATTCCCTCCGGCCTGCTCGTGGAGCGGATCGGTGAGAAAAAGACGATGGTCGGTGCTTTCGGCGTGGCCTTCGTCGGTGCCCTCGTGTTTGCCCTCTTTCCCAACTACCTTGTCGCCGTCGTCTCGCTCTTTCTGATTGGCTCGGGTATGGCGGCGCTCCAGGTGGCCATCAATCCGCTGTTGCGGGCGGCGGGAGGAGAGGAGCACTTTGCCTTCAATTCCGTGCTCGGTCAGCTCTTTTTTGGTCTGGCCTCTTTCCTGAGCCCGCTCGTCTACTCGTATCTCGTGCTCAACCTGGCCGATCCGGTGGCGTCCTCCGGTGGCATTCTGGGGTTCCTCTCGGACATCGTGCCGTCGGAGCTTCCCTGGATCTCACTCTACTGGATCTTTGCGCTGGTGTCGGCAGTGATGGTGGTCATCATCGCCGGCTCACGCTTCCCGGCGGTAGAGCGCAAGGTCGACGAGCAGGTCGGTGCCCTGGCCACGCACCTCAAGCTGCTCAAGAATCCGATCGTGGTGCTCTACTTCCTGGCGATCTTTGCCTATGTAGGCACCGAACAGGGTGTCGCCAACTGGATCTCCGAATTCCTGTCATCCTACCACGGCTACGACCCACAGACGGTTGGTGCCCGTACCGTGTCGTTCTTCTGGGGTGCCATGACGGCCGGCACCCTGCTCGGACTGCTCATGCTGAAGTTCATCGACAGTCGCCGGGTACTGATCTGGTTCACGCTCGGGGCCATTGTTGCCCTGACGGCCGGACTCTTCGGCTCGGGGGCCATGGCGCTCGTGGCCTTCCCGGCGGTCGGGTTCTTCGCCTCGGTCATGTGGTCGATCGTCTTCTCGCTGGCACTCAACTCCATGGATCAGCATCACGGGTCCTTTTCGGGCATTCTCGTTACGGGCATCGTCGGGGGTGCCGTCGTGCCGCTCATCGTTGGATGGCTGGGCGATCTTGCCGGTCTTCGCTACGGCATGATCTTTCTGTACGCCACGCTCGGGTACATCCTGAGCGTCGGGTTCTGGGCGAAGCCGCTCGTGACGAATAAGACGATCGACCTTTCCAGGAAGAAGATCACCAGAAAAGCCAATCTCTGA